TGTTGACCGGTCAATTGTTCACTTTTTGAGAaatataaaaaattaaaaaaatctaaaaaacatGAAAGATAAAAAACCATGAATTCAACATTGTTCATCGATTTTGATTTTGAAAATTTTCATAAACTACAAAAAAGTTCACTAAAATTGACAAAAACATTGATTTTTAAAAAAATgattaaatttgaaaaaaaagatcatccgatttgaaaaaagttcattgaattttaagAAACATTCATCAAAAATTGTaaaaaatttcatcaattttgaGAAAGTTCATTGAATTAAAAAAAACTCatcgaaaaatgaaaaaaaaactccatcaattttgaaaagagctaattgaatttgaaaaaaaggttTACCGACTttgaagaaagaaataaaagaaaaggaaaagtaaaaaaacTAGAAAGAAGCAAAATCGGAAAACGAATAAGGAACAAGAAAAAATAAAATCAAAAGCAGAAAGaagtagaaaaagaaagaaaaacggaAAACCGGTCCAAAAAAATCTGAATGAAGGAAAATGAtcggaagcttcccaaaaccggcTGGGAGGAGTTATGCTCGTGAGGGAGATGGGCTCCCCAACGGCTCGTGTACGGTCTGATGTCTCGGGCGGCGGGGGTGGCGATTCTGCGTTTGCCTCTGCCTCCGGCGGCCTTGGCGGTGTTGCTCAGGCCCCAGAGCGGGTCGGCACGGTGGCGGCGCCAGCGGAGGCCAGGAGGACGGCCGGCATCCCCCTGAGTGCGGCTCGGGGGTCGGGGAGCCGCTTTTGGGCGCTGGCAGAGGAGATttccgacgacgaggaggaaggtGAGGAATGCGCTGAGCCGGATCCGACGGTAGGCGTGCGTGCGGCCTGCTCCATTGGGGAGTTTGTGGCgcgcgcggaggagctcgggggctcCTTCAAGGCCGGGCGCCGGTGTGCTTTCGCGCCCGGTGGTCGTGGCTCACGGCGGCTTTCGCAGGCTGCGGCCAGAGTGCCGCGCGCCTCTCCGACGCGCGAAGGGCGTGGTTGTCCTGGGGCGGTCGCCGCAGGGCTGTCCCTCAGACCTTCGCCGCCCATGccctgcggtggcggcggcggcggcgcggaggcggcgccgccgtcggGTTTGGGGTCGCCTCTTGCTAGGGTTGGGGGCGATGCGACtcgtggtgggctgggccggcctgctgagGTGCCTGACGGGCCGCCTGCGGGGCCGCCACAGCTGGCGCAGCCAAAGGGTCCGTGTGTGTCTGGGCTGCTAGGGGCCTCGCCCGCAATCGTAGCCCAATCCTGCCCGGGAGCGCAAGGCCTGCCAGCGCCGGCCCATAGCGCGCAGCCATATAAATGGCTTTGGCTCCCCCGCGGAACCCTAGACATCTCACTAGGGTTTCCTGCCTCCAATTCGGAGGTGCGGCGATTCGGTCACTCCGCTCGCTTCCTTCTTCCCACTCCTCCTCCCTCACCCTTGCTTCGCTCCTTCGCCGAAGTGATGGCCATGGGCTCCAAGCCCGACCGTCAAGGGGAGAAACCACCCATGGAGATGCCTCGGGCCCGCACCCGTGGGCGCGCCGACGACGAGGGCGGCTGGGGGCCGCCGCCCGCATGGTGGCTCAAGGAGCAGGaacggaagaagaagaaaaaggaagaatacCGGAAGAAAGGCCTCGAGCTCAAGCACAAGGGGCAGTTGGCAGCCCAGGGCGGCGACCGCGCCGGCGACTCGCTCGCGAAGAAGCAGAAGTCCAAGCCTGCGGGGGCTGCGGCTTCCAAGCCTCCCCTCCCGCCCAGATCTGAGACGTCGGGCTCGTCCATGGGCACGCAGGAGGAGCCGATCCCTGTCGAAGATGCGGGTGGCCCTGAGTGCTTCAAGTGCGGCCGCACAGGCCACTTCGAGAGCCTGTGCACCTTCCAGCCGCTATGCGTCGTGTGCAGCAAGGAGGGCCACACCTCGGCGCAGTGCCCAACCCGTGGCAAGCCTCTGCTTCTCCAGACCATGGGCCACGCTATTGCTAGTGAGGGTTTCTTCTGCCTTCAGTTTCCGGTCGACGCGCGGGAGGAGGCCCCGATCCAGCAGGGGGCCAACACGGAGGTGCTCTCCATGCCATCTGGCGCACTCTCCCATCAGATCCTCGAGGCGGAGCTGCAGCACCTCTTTGAGGGAGAGTGGGACTGGCAGATCTCCCCGCTCGAGGGCGGGGCCTTCTCGGTGGTCTTCCCCGATCCTGCAATGCTCCGGATGGCCACTAGGAGCGGCAAGCTCTTCCTGTCCCTCAACAACCTTATGGTGGACATACGTGACGCGGTCCTCGACGCGCCCAAGGGGATGGAGATGCCAGAGGTGTGGGTCAAGTTAACTGGGATTCCCCCCAAGCATCGGCGCTCAGAAAGGCTCATGGCAGCGACCATCATGCTCGGCCGCCCTCTGCTGGTTGATGAGGATTCTCTGCTCCGCCCTGGGCCGGTCCGCATGCGCTTTGCTTGCCGCAATCCTCGCAAGCTTCGCGGGTCGGTCCAGATCTGGTTCAACAACGAAGGCTACAACATTTCTGTCGACCCGGAGATCCCCCCGGAGCAGGCCGCAGCGCCCGCCCTCCCCCACCACCCCCTCCTCCCCACGGCAAGGGCCCGGACGAAAAGGGCCGAGACGGCGACAAGGCCGACGATAAGGAGACTGACGCAAGCATGGAGGACGACTCCATTGACACGGCGGCGTGGGAAAAGCTGGGCCTCACTGACATCGACGGGGCGCGGGCTTGTGCGCTCCAGCCTCAGGTGGAGCATTCCCTGGCGGGTGGGTCGTCGGAGATGGAGCTCTCCATCCCGAACCAGTACGGCTCCAATCTGGGCTCGGTCACTTCTCCTCTGGTGCGGATGGAGGCCGCGGTGGATTCTTTGCTGCTGGCGGAGCCGACGGGCAACTCCCCTGTGGCGTCAGAGGACCCAAAGCTCATGACTTCCCCCCCTCGCGTTCCCCTTCCCAAGGTGgccgcagcggcaacaagattggaGCGAAGAAGCAGATCAAGAAGGTGGCGGTGCGCAAGGTGACCGCGGAGGCTGGGCATGCAGCGGAGTGTCTGGGGGCGCCGGCGACGCCGCGACAGGCGATGATGGCGCTGGCCGATCCTGCTCCCGCTCCGATCGCGCTGGAGCCGCCCATGACGGCGCCGGTCCCGAAGGCCAAGCGCTCCAAGGCGGTGGTGGACGGGCAGGCTGCCTCCATGTGGGCCAGTGCACGTGCTAAGGGCGCCAAGGGCAACTTGCCGTCGCTCCAGCGCGCACAACTCCTCCAAGCTCAGAAAAATCTGGAAATCTCAGGTAATCCCATGCCCCGCCTTACGATTCTGGACTCCTTTTCGGACGAGCATTTGAGCGAGGTTCTGGGGGAGAGTGGGGTGGAACCAATGGAAGGAGGTGAGATGAGCGAGCTTATCTCGTTGATCCGCGCAAAGGAATTGGCGCAAGTGGCGTTAACAGCGGCGGCTGTGCAACACGCGGACCGTTTGGCACTGGAGGCAGAGGCCTCGTCAGCGCTAACGACCCAGCCCGACGAGGAGACAGCAACAGGGGTTGCTGCTCCTCCCTCGCCCTGCCACGGCAGGGCGAGACGTGTGGCCAAGGCGATCACATCCAGGGGGGTGCGCCTGCGCAATCGTGTCGTTTAGATGTGTGCTCTCCTATGGAATATTCGTGGCTTTGGCCACTCGGGTCGGCGCACCCAACTAAGGGAGTACATTAGGAAAGAAACGATAGATATTGTAGGGCTTCAGGAAACGATCAAATCTGAGTTCAGACATCAAGATATCTTAGCGATTGATCCCTTAGAGCGCTTTGCTTGGCACCATAGCCCGGCCAATGGACACTCCGGTGGCATGTTGCTTGGCCTATGCACTGCCACGTTCGAGGTGCTGCACTGGGAGAGTGGAACCTTTTTCACCGCGGCCAAGTTCCGCGTGCGAGCGTCGCTTCGCGAGCTCGCGATCGTGTAAGTCTACGGACCTGCGGATCATTCACGTTCGGCTGAGTTCCTAGGCGAACTCGAAGCCAAGGTGATGGCCTTTTCGGCTGCTCAGATCCTGATATTGGTGGGGGGAGATTTCAATCTAATCCGTTCGGGGGCGGACAAAAACAACGACAACATCAACTGGCCAAGGGTGGCCATGTTCAACAATTCCATTGCATCTATGGCACTTAGGGAAGTGACTAGATCGGGGGCAAGATATACTTGGACTAACAAGCAACTTGCCCCAGTGCGATCTGTGCTGGATCGTGCTTTCATGTCTCCGGACTGGGAAGTTTTGTTCCCTCTATGCTCACTCCTCGCTGAAACAAGGATTGGGTCGGATCATGTTCCGCTAATCTTGTCTTCTGGGGAGGATAGAGTGCGTCGCAGCCCGCATTTCTATTTTGAAACCACATGGTTCGAGGTACCGAATTTCGACACCATCTTCAGGGAGAGATGGCAGAAATGCGTCCAGCTCACAGGCCAGCAACGAGGCCCTTTGGAGTTCTGGACTGCGGTAGGAGGCCATCTACGTGCAAGCCTTAAGGGGTGGGGCGCGAATCAGGGTCGCGACGATAAAATCCTTAGGGCAAGGCTCATTGAGGAGATAGCTTCTCTCGACGGTCAAGCGGACACGCGCCCTTTCTCTGAACAAGAATGGGCACGGAGATATGCCCTCGAGGGGCAAGTCGAAGCTCTACTACGTGCAGAGGAGGAATAATGGAGGCGTAGGGGAGGCCTCAAGTGGACGCTCAAGGGTGATGCGAACACGAAGTATTTCCACGCGTACGCGAATGGCCGTCGCAGGAAATGTTCGATACTCAGGTTACAGACGGAGCAGGGGCTCCTCCTGCAACAATCTGAAATTTCCCGTCATATCTACGACTTTTATATAGGTCTGATGGGGACGGAGGAGGCCCAACGCGCACGTTTGCGTGCGGATGTTTGGCTTCCTTCTCAACGGGTGCTCGATAGCAAAAACGAGGAGCTGGAGCTCACTTTCCTTCTGGAGGAGATAGACAACGCACTTCAGGGTATGAAAACCAATACGGCCCCGGGGCCGgacgggtggccggtggctatgttCAAACATTTCTGGCCTTTGCTGCGCGAACCCATTTTCGCGGTGTGTAACGGCTTCATGCGAGGTTTCGTCGACATAGCGCGTCTTAATTTCGGTGTGCTGTCACTCATTCCGAAAGTACCTGGTGCGGACCACATTCGCCAGTACAGACCCATTGCGCTCATCAACGTACCTTTCAAAATATGCGCCAAAGGCTGCGCTACCCGCCTCTCGCCGATCGCCCATCGTACCATTAGTCGTGCGCAATTGGCTTTCATCCGAGGGAGGAATATTTTGGAGGGTCCGTTAGCCTTACAAGAGACCCTCCACGAGCTCAAACGCACGCACGAATCTGCGATTCTTCTCAAGTTAGACTTTGAGAAGGCCTACGACCGCGTTAATTGGGATTTTCTTCGACAAATCCTTATTAACAGAGGTTTCTCGCCGGCGTGGGTGCATCAAGTCATGCAATTGGTCTCGGGGGGCTAGATTGCGGTCTCAGTTAAtggagaagtagggaacttcttcAGGAACAAACGTGGCTTACGCCAAGGTGATCCCATGTCAAACGTGGCTTACGCTGGCAGCAATGCTGCGGAAAGCGGTGGAGGCTGGGCACATCAAAGGGGTGTTGGGACACCTCATCccaggggggatatcacatctacaATATGCGGACGATACGCTATTGCTTTTTCAGCCGGACCTTCACAGCGTGGCTAGAATTAAAGCCCTGCTTATAAGCTTCGAACTCATGTCAGGCCTTAAAATCAACTTCCACAAGTGTGAAGTGATGCCCATGGGCATGGACGAGCACGAAGGTAGTCGCATCGCGGATCTACTTAACTGTAAACTTGGCAAACTCCCGTTTACATATCTGGGCCTCCCATTGGACGCCAAGCGCATCTCGATAGAGGGGTGGGCTCCGCTCTGGACTAAGGTGGGCGGGCGGGTTTGCCCGTGGAGGGGTAAGTTTATGTCCTCGGCCGCTAGGCTGGTGCTCACGAATGCAAGCCTCTCCTCGCTCCCGCAATTCGCCATGGGTCTTTTCCTCCTGGCTGAAGGGGTGCATGCCAAGATGGATACACCCAGGTCCCGTTTCTGTTGGGAAGGATCGGGGCCCAAACGCAAGTACCACATGGTCAGGTGGGACGCGGTTTGCCGGCCCAAAGACCAGGGAGGGCTTGGGATCATGAATACTAGAATCCTCAACATCGCGCTGATGTGTAAGTGGATTTGGAAACTCTCGCAGGGGGCGACGGGTCTGTGGGTTTACCTGTTGCGTGCAAAGTACTTCCCCTCTGGGAATTTTTTCGAAGGAGTGGCGAGGGGCTCTCCTTTCTGGAACGACCTGCAAGCGGTCCGGCCGGCTTTCGCTATGGGGGCCAAGTTCGGCATTGGCAATGGGCGTTTGGCCCGATTTTGGTTAGACCACTGGGTAGGAAATCGGCCTCTATGGCAAGACTTCCAGGACCTGTACAGCTTGGCGGTCAACCCAGAGCAGCATGTTGCGACGGCACttgcctcctcccccctccccgcGATCTCCTTTAAACGGGAACTAACGGGTACAGAACAAGCTCACTTCACGGTCTTGCTTGATCTAATCACGCCGGTCGCGCTTTCCCCGCACGAGGATACAGTAACTTGGTCTCTCACCCCATCCGGCAAGTTTTCCATCAAGTCGTTGTACCGGAAACTTTGTCAAGGCCAGTCCTCCCGCGCGCCGAAAGGCTTATGGACTGCGCGACTCCCGCTTAAAATTAAGGTGTTTTTTTGGCAACTGTTTCACAACAGATTGCCTACCTCGGCTAATGTTGCCAAACGCAGTGGCCCGTCCTCCGGCCTTTGTGCTTTGTGCAACGTCCCAGAAGACGCGAATCATGTGTTCTTTCGCTGCCCGTTAGCGCGTTTCTCTTGGGCTGCGTTTCGCACCGCAGCCAACACCACATGGAACCCGAGCTCGACTGCCGACCTCGTGGCCATTGTTGACTCGGTTCATGGTGGCAACAATCGCGTTCTTTGGAGCTGTGTGGGGGCGCTGGCCTGGCCCTCTGGCTCACGAGGAACAAACTAGCGATCAAAGGAATATTCCCATCACACCCTGCTAATATCATCTACAAATGCAACCTTTTCctgcagcagtggagtccgttggcgaGGCGCAAGGATGCTGGTAAACTCCAACATGCACAAGAACGTCTTCGTCAAGTTTACCTGATGGCTAGGGAGCCACCCGCCTCTTCTTTGACTTGAAGTGGCCCTTTTGGACGGCGCACGCACGAGCGAGCCTGCGTGCTCTGAGCTCAGGCTGCGAGCCATGTAATCATCTTCGCTTGCTCAGTGCTGCTTTTGGCCTGCCCGATAACTATTCAGACTTTGCGCTACCACTTGGCCGGAGCCTCCGTGCTCGTTGTGTAATCTCAGACCGTGTCAGTTACGCTGCCtagttgtgggctttattaatttaaagccggacgcgccCAGCGTCTTTGTTCTAAAAAAAACCCGGCTGGGAAAGCTTTTGGAAGCTTCTTAAAACCGAGAACAACTTTCTTCATTGcagccttatatgggccggcccgtTTGAAGGGAAGAAGGGAGGGAGGTGTGCACCCGTTTGCAGGAACGCCTGTAATGATGGGCGCTTAATTTCTTCCTAGCTAAGAATGCTaattgtttttttttctgaaaccggAGCCTTTAGGAATCAATTTATCAATTAAGAAGAAGAGATTTACCTGGTTAATTGTAGAAACAGCAGGATCAAAACAGCGGCATCCTTCTATTTCTGTCTACCATTTCTTCCTAGTGAAGAACGCCAATTGCATTTGTTTTTGAAACCGGAGCATTTAGGCTGGTCATaatggagagtaacatatactagtatcatgcatatgatactagtttatgatactacatctatagtgcatagtatcataaagtggtatcatagatggtctcatttattgtcatgcatgacacatagtagtataacatttattatgttacggtatctatctatgttactactaccctctctttcttctttaattgcttgccacataagcatgtttgcaagtcccaagtacatgatactagctttgttacccccactatggccagccttagggCTCAAtttattaattaagaagaagatagTTATCTGGTTAATCACAGAAAGTTGGACAAAAACCAAAACAAATAGGCCGATTTGACATGTGACAAAAATGCCACGCACAAAGAGATGCACCGACGGAAGTAAGCAGAGATTGTCGTACTACTCCCCGAGCAAGCGCTTTCGACTCTGCCATCGACAGCCTGCAAGGATGCCCTCATCACAACAGAAGCTTGAGCACACTAAGGAAGGCCAAACAGTCGGCCACACACGCCGATAACTAGGACTTGTTAGTTTACGACTGTCTGAACAAAGCTTCCGAGGCTGCCGATCTAAAAGTGGTAGTAAAAGAAACTTAAGATCGCTGTATATGATTTGGCCAAATAACTCATAGCTCGATTGGCACTGCACTAACGGAGTGAATAAATAAATGAACAAAGGGATGTGTGAAAACAACTCCTACACCGTGCCCATCAAGAGTGTACATGGTTACAAGAAAGCCAACGGCAAGAAAAATAATACTGAATACTATGGAAAAAAGACGATCGAAAGACTAATTGCGGCCTGCTCTTGCTGCTAATTGAATCGAATGGAGTGACGGTTCGGGTGCGCCTGCAAGGCGTCCCTGAACGCAGACTCGGCACGACGGTCCACTTCGCCGCAATACGCGAACCCCAACTTGATTTGCTGGAGAGCTAACACGTGCTCTATGCCGACTGGGGTAGCGCCGCCCCAGTGCCCCTCCCATAAATGTAGCTCGAGTCTTTGTAGCTTGGGCATTGACCCGACCTCGAAGCACAGGTGTGCCATAACATCGTCTTGTGCAGAGTGTAGCTCATGATCTTCGTCTTGAAAGTATGTCTGAAAGTACTCCAAAGCTGGAAATAATCCTGTGCGGACTATGATAGCTCCATTTgcagcaaaatgcaacaaacataatttGAATTCCATCAGGGAGGGCAGCTCTCCAAGAAGACCAATGTCATCAGTCGATGTCTGCCTAACATACAGCTCCAGATGATGGAGACAATGGAGATCACCAATCCATCTTGGAATTCTGAAGGTGATGATACCTTTCATCCGAAGTGTCTCGATGAGGAGGGGAGGATTGGATAATGATGACAGACTGTCATTGTCAAGATACCAGTTATGAGAAAACCTGAGATGTCTCAGCTTACGAAGTTTTTCAATGGAGGAGACCAAAGCATCATCAATTTCAGTTGTATCTTCTATGACGAAAAAGAGCTCCCGCAAATTGGTTAGCTCGCCCAGGCCCTTGATATCCTCTGAGGAGCAACCTGTCAACTGAAACCCATTCAGAGTTCGCAGTAATTTCAAGTTGCCGATCCCTTCAGGCAGCCTATGACATAGAGCAGTCAGATGGGATAAACGGGGCAACTGAACTACATCAGACGGAATTGAATCAGAAGTCAGTTCCAGTGTTTCCAAATGCACTAGTCCTTTCAATTCAGACGGAAGCTTTATGTTTCCTGCTGTAACCTTCAAATATCTCAGATGAAACAAGCGGTTGATATCACTGAGATCAACTGTGATACCCCAGTTTTCAATGAGCAGCACCCGGAGATATTTGGAAAACAATAAAGAATTCAAGTACTTGGACCCTCCGAATGACACAATCGATCTAACCTTCGACAGACCAGTAGCCCTTGATATTGTACCATTTGTGGCATCATTAGAACTCGAGCAAAAGAACAATCGGCGGACCTTGGGCTTGCATtcatgcaatcttgccatgtcttcaGAATTGTATACCATACTCATGAAATTTTCTTCTTGACATTTGCTTATAATAACATCACGAATCACATCATGCACTTTGCAAGAAATCACATCCCCAGCGACTGTCCGTTCAGGCTGAATCAAGCTTCTGTTGATAAGCTCATTGAAATAACTCCTTGCAACATCCTCCAAATCTAGCCCAGGTAAACTGCGCACAAGGCCTTCAGCTATCCATTGTCGAACAAGATCATCCCTCATGATCTCGTAGTCCTCTGGATGCATACCAAGACGTAAGCAACTTGCCCGAAGATGAACAGGAAGATGCATGTAGCTAAGGTTTAATATACGCCTCATTCCTTCCATGGTGAGGTCTGTGGCAGATTGAACTCCCAAGTAACTCCTTATGCTCTCCCAATCCTGCCTTAATATTCCTGGACGACTAGCTAATATGCCGCCTATTGTAATAACAGCGAGGGGCAGTCCACCACACCTCTTCAAAATTTGAGTTGAAACTTCTTCATATGGGATGGAGAGACATGCTCAGGCCCAAACACTCTACTAAAGAATAACCTTTTTGAGTCTTGGTCGTTGAGAGGCTTCATTTTGTAAATGCACTGCTGGCGATTGTGACATGCCCAGCAAGCCACATCTTCCACTCGTGTAGTTACGATTATTCTACTACCATTGCCACTATCTGGAAAAGCACAACTAATATCATCCCATGTTTGTCGACCTCACAAGTCATCGACTACGATAAAGTACCTGTCATTGTTTGAATACGTTAGTATATATGTTACATGTATTAcaatacaatatatatatatatatatatatatatatatatatatatatatacttatatAAAATCATTGACAGTTTTCGAAGACGGTGaacaaaaacaataaaacaaacTTGATTAAAGCAAATTGGTTATTTCTTAGGCTAAATCAAGAGATTCATATGACATTCAACCATAAGTAATACTTCCCTGTCCCCATTTACATTGCACCATTGTTTTCCATTATTTAAGTTTGACCATCAATAAAATTTAAAATATATAACTAATGCATCAAATAAAAATTGCCATCAGAAACTTTGTTCTTAGCCTAAAAAAAAGATACTTCATTCTCAGCGGCGGAGCTATGTTGAAAGCTGCATgtgccatgcccccccccccccccagctttgATAAAATATGTGaaagaaatatatttttggaaGGGAAAATTAGgagtcgtccccccccccccccccccaaattcaaCGTTACAATTTGTGTGGTATCTAATCTGTGTTTTATTGGAAAAAACGATGGTCAAAATTAACCATCAGAAAGCATGTGCGTCATTTAACTGTGGACAGGAGAGTACCGTCATGCAATTATGGACAGGGGAGTACTAACATTACATGAATGTGTTAAGTTCAATTACAATGGATTTAATTTAGATCTAAATTGCTATGTTACAAAATCATTACTCAATCTGCCAAGATATATAGAAGGCATGCATAGTTTAACCGTGCAAATTCAAGTTCTGCTGTAAGCATCTCTTGACATATTTTGTTTCCTATACAAAATCGCAATCATAGGAATGTTACATACCCAGCAGTATCAAATGTGCCACACAACCAGTACTGCACACAACTCCCACATTACTGGATTAAATAATTTGTCGGTGAACCAATACGAAAAAGAAGAAATCCATCGGAAATTTTGAACCCCTACATTTTAATTAGCATTAAAAGGTAAACACAAAATCCATATATGCCATTGTACTTCTAAGTACTATATGTTCCCAACTGAATACCTTGATATTTTTTCAACTTGGTTAAAATGACTACAACGATGACCCATACTCTCTCGTTCTTTCAGG
The sequence above is drawn from the Triticum aestivum cultivar Chinese Spring chromosome 7A, IWGSC CS RefSeq v2.1, whole genome shotgun sequence genome and encodes:
- the LOC123149672 gene encoding disease resistance protein RGA5 — protein: MSEIVNNLLGKLADLLGDECQKLKGVEHHVQFLEDELSAMKARLEELGPRDELDPSTKDWQGHVSDMAHNMEDCIDDFILNLRSVNANAGFIEKVTQFLKNLWVRYQFTSQIQELKDRAIETNHRRKRYKRDDSSNSSSDLVAVDPWMPALYREAACLVGIDAPREELVRWLTDSEQELKVVSIVGFGGLGKTTLAKQVYDKIGGQFNCKAFVSVSQRPNMARLLTGLQSKLKRTEHCCTQEVQEVQDIISKLREHLTHERYFKYCLRLGMHPEDYEIMRDDLVRQWIAEGLVRSLPGLDLEDVARSYFNELINRSLIQPERTVAGDVISCKVHDVIRDVIISKCQEENFMSMVYNSEDMARLHECKPKVRRLFFCSSSNDATNGTISRATGLSKVRSIVSFGGSKYLNSLLFSKYLRVLLIENWGITVDLSDINRLFHLRYLKVTAGNIKLPSELKGLVHLETLELTSDSIPSDVVQLPRLSHLTALCHRLPEGIGNLKLLRTLNGFQLTGCSSEDIKGLGELTNLRELFFVIEDTTEIDDALVSSIEKLRKLRHLRFSHNWYLDNDSLSSLSNPPLLIETLRMKGIITFRIPRWIGDLHCLHHLELYVRQTSTDDIGLLGELPSLMEFKLCLLHFAANGAIIVRTGLFPALEYFQTYFQDEDHELHSAQDDVMAHLCFEVGSMPKLQRLELHLWEGHWGGATPVGIEHVLALQQIKLGFAYCGEVDRRAESAFRDALQAHPNRHSIRFN